Proteins from one Kazachstania africana CBS 2517 chromosome 1, complete genome genomic window:
- the KAFR0A07250 gene encoding uncharacterized protein (ancestral locus Anc_2.116), whose product MSPKRSLKDILDSEYVENSDEEDLIHADIEENQDGDEVIDPSLCIECKDMKTEIICKDCDEQFCVVCFEMIHRGGKRRLHEYVKLSQKDESLPENEIAQQQIQDATNDKPSDNLESEDPPMRKTVDSVDERLLKLLKDNSAFIPMRLTHEERHLLRLLEAALKVSEYTDRVDILSYKSKSRRIVEQLREVCSVLTGLVIASDIKVGKKLLEMKNFSDNAKWFQDVFEIGRRYKIMNPERMRDTYGKLCYMVMDSRLPQIEDNMEFHLFKPIKTVDSFLSSREGAEKAKGLFNDRLTLYATSHISPVGRTRTQISRLIKQKENAIENIASKYSDKSYSKEDIRQVLYSIGDYNAYVNMNRKPVMRMLERLEVFHQPEIAGKYSIGIQYGRDGARLTHDHERQWHYVQQSLTLWSVIQREMVRLWYIADSDLFDGSQYRLASTDQGLNRIKACPSIYKEMHKILSECRSKTETWVGSSVVHLGDDAVPNALFFLDKYTQIPSILIPFDQTLLKINDLIKNDPYLLEYINKEYGSVDDMKLTILQDAFAHMFDGSGADNFYMSGSCIDGRLTSAWNHCNEISKRKYFNIFLLTGFNGFNGAEGF is encoded by the coding sequence ATGAGTCCTAAAAGATCGTTAAAAGATATTCTAGACTCAGAATATGTTGAAAATAGCGATGAAGAAGACTTAATACATGCAGATATCGAGGAAAACCAAGATGGAGATGAAGTAATCGATCCATCGTTGTGTATCGAATGTAAAGATATGAAAACTGAGATCATTTGTAAAGATTGCGATGAACAGTTTTGCGTGGTCTGTTTTGAAATGATTCATAGAGGTGGTAAACGTCGTTTGCACGAGTATGTCAAGTTATCACAAAAGGACGAATCACTACCTGAGAATGAAATTGCACAGCAACAAATACAAGATGCTACAAATGACAAACCAAGTGATAATCTAGAAAGTGAGGATCCTCCAATGAGAAAGACCGTTGATTCAGTGGATGAAAGACTTTTGAAGCTTTTGAAAGACAACTCTGCATTCATCCCCATGAGATTAACCCATGAAGAAAGACATTTGTTGCGTCTATTAGAAGCTGCTTTAAAAGTCTCGGAATATACCGACAGAGTTGATATCTTATCCTACAAATCCAAGTCTAGAAGAATAGTAGAACAACTAAGAGAAGTGTGCTCAGTCTTAACTGGTCTTGTCATTGCGTCTGATATCAAAGTGGGCAAAAAGTTATTAGAGATGAAAAACTTCTCTGATAATGCCAAATGGTTTCAAGATGTTTTCGAAATTGGGAGACGTTACAAAATTATGAATCCTGAAAGAATGAGAGATACATATGGGAAATTGTGTTATATGGTCATGGATTCTCGCTTACCACAGATCGAAGACAACATGGAATTCCACTTATTCAAACCAATCAAGACAGTagattcatttttatcttctAGAGAGGGAGCTGAAAAGGCTAAAGGACTTTTTAATGATAGACTCACTTTATATGCAACTTCTCATATCTCTCCCGTTGGAAGGACTAGAACTCAAATCAGTAGATTAATCaagcaaaaagaaaacGCTATCGAAAATATCGCCTCAAAATATAGCGACAAGTCTTACTCCAAAGAAGATATTCGTCAAGTTTTGTACTCCATTGGTGATTATAACGCTTATGTTAATATGAATAGAAAACCAGTTATGAGAATGTTAGAAAGACTAGAAGTGTTCCATCAACCAGAGATTGCGGGCAAATATTCTATCGGGATTCAGTATGGAAGGGACGGTGCGAGACTTACACATGACCATGAAAGACAATGGCACTACGTACAGCAGTCATTAACTTTATGGTCTGTCATACAAAGAGAAATGGTCCGTCTTTGGTATATTGCTGATTCTGACTTATTTGATGGCTCACAATATAGACTTGCATCAACGGATCAGGGCTTGAATCGTATTAAAGCCTGCCCAAGCATATACAAAGAAATgcacaaaattttatctgAGTGTCGTTCCAAGACGGAGACTTGGGTGGGCTCTTCTGTTGTCCATTTGGGTGATGATGCTGTTCCAAATGCCCTATTTTTCCTAGACAAATATACTCAAATTCCGAGTATTTTGATACCATTTGACCAGACgcttttgaaaatcaatgatTTGATTAAGAACGACCCATACTTATTggaatatataaataaagaATATGGCTCAGTTGATGATATGAAATTAACTATATTGCAAGATGCATTTGCTCATATGTTTGATGGCTCTGGTGCTGATAATTTCTATATGAGTGGGTCCTGTATCGATGGTAGATTAACCTCCGCATGGAACCATTGTAATGAAATCtcgaaaagaaaatactttaatatatttttgctGACCGGATTCAATGGCTTTAATGGGGCGGAGGGATTTTAA
- the KAFR0A07260 gene encoding Zn(II)2Cys6 transcription factor yields the protein MTESVRKITRRRTGCRRCKKSKIRCDETKPKCLVCQKKNFADCDYTIDLKWGGRPFRNLEKCKAVALPNTEVRDGVVIIKNGCSESYKPKKSVIRETAQKDISLGIEKVHHEILNRKHRIRSIKKQELSNSIRQIRYIDQRLDPKSSLLNFTDLSPSSTQSVSLKKQYKCHGSFKFFSEESRFLFSATSKSKPIKHSFSDYLLDASFRCSTLLNLALAFASIHESRRLNHESFYLDEQLFTKNQKFTEFSKLSQSPDVKKVLLPSHKMDSISAVPLLDKIREDISGNKISAPHKVASNIILATCETLFSVTYLYWREYLTDISCVVVDLCIDSSIPGSQTDVVLNLLNRYIRCLVVTSMTSYRQIEIKNQCVSFIDNYIKNITTSLDATENQQIDSDLGFDTKILSLTYNLTKLLRLYDREDGLSDEVFRKVVELDYELDAHLGKLEKEHYLHEDEILSATNQIFGLTGSLQTKRRTLYLCNDSKAVDDILLKVTAVIEACIPADSSMLPSILPCLFCCGCELLSDTTKSYRDVYLERLESISKMGVCGAIIAKEIMKRCWQEGRSWWSIEEEYGLDIALII from the coding sequence ATGACAGAATCAGTACGGaaaattacaagaagaagaaccGGATGCAGGCGTTGCAAAAAGTCTAAAATTAGATGTGATGAGACAAAGCCTAAGTGTCTTGTGTGTCAGAAAAAGAACTTTGCTGACTGCGATTACacaattgatttgaaatggGGAGGAAGGCCTTTTagaaatttagaaaaatgTAAAGCTGTGGCACTTCCAAATACCGAAGTTAGAGATGGCGTTGtgataataaaaaatgggTGTTCTGAAAGTTACAAACCTAAGAAGTCTGTTATTCGGGAAACTGCTCAGAAAGATATTTCTCTTGGTATAGAAAAAGTTCATCATGAAATACTTAATAGAAAACACAGAATTAGATCAATAAAAAAGCAAGAATTGTCTAATTCTATCAGACAGATAAGATATATCGACCAACGCCTGGATccaaaatcatcattgttGAATTTCACAGACTTATCTCCATCAAGTACTCAGTCTGTgtctttgaagaaacaatACAAATGTCATGGTTCgttcaaattcttttctgAAGAAAGTCgctttttattttctgcTACTTCGAAATCCAAACCCATTAAACATTCATTCAGCGATTACCTCCTTGACGCTTCTTTTCGTTGTAGCACGTTGTTAAACTTAGCTCTAGCATTTGCATCAATTCATGAAAGTAGAAGACTTAACCATGAGAGTTTTTATTTGGATGAACAGCTCTTTACCAAAAACCAAAAGTTCactgaattttcaaagctaTCTCAATCCCCAGACGTAAAGAAAGTTTTGTTGCCAAGCCACAAGATGGATAGTATAAGTGCAGTGCCGTTACTTGACAAGATAAGAGAAGATATTTCCggtaataaaatttctgcACCTCATAAAGTCGCAAGCAATATTATTTTGGCAACATGCGAAACTCTCTTTTCAGTCACCTATTTATACTGGAGAGAATATTTGACAGATATCTCCTGTGTTGTTGTTGACTTATGTATTGACAGCAGTATACCAGGAAGTCAGACAGATGTGGtattaaatcttttgaatcGTTACATTCGATGCCTCGTCGTAACCTCCATGACTTCGTACCgacaaattgaaattaagaaCCAATGTGTCAgttttattgataattatattaaaaatattacaacTTCTTTGGATGCAACGGAAAATCAGCAGATTGACTCCGACCTAGGTTTTGATACAAAGATATTGTCACTTACATATAACCTCACAAAACTACTACGTTTATATGACAGAGAAGATGGATTATCTGATGAAGTCTTCCGAAAAGTTGTTGAACTAGATTATGAGTTAGATGCACATTTAGgcaaattagaaaaagaacaTTATTTACATGAAGATGAGATATTGTCAGCCACGAACCAGATATTTGGCCTCACTGGTTCCTTacaaacaaaaagaagGACTCTTTATCTATGCAATGATAGTAAAGCAGTGGATGATATCCTGCTTAAAGTTACAGCTGTCATTGAAGCATGCATTCCAGCAGATTCATCAATGCTGCCGTCGATATTACCATGCTTGTTTTGTTGCGGTTGTGAGTTGTTAAGTGATACAACCAAATCATATAGAGACGTATATCTCGAGAGACTTGAGTCTATATCAAAGATGGGAGTATGTGGTGCAATAATTGCTAAAGAAATCATGAAAAGGTGTTGGCAAGAGGGAAGGAGTTGGTGGTCCATAGAAGAGGAGTATGGACTAGATATAGCATTAATTATATAA
- the KAFR0A07270 gene encoding uncharacterized protein (similar to Saccharomyces cerevisiae YHR131C and YNL144C; ancestral locus Anc_2.113) translates to MHSASSMAFMQNDVYFPVIGKSKTPDSSLLYQTSTESSIPSSLSISRSSSTSSSSTTSLPSETVVDSKLQFLQYVDPLPCIPPSYDEVNPLNRLNLRIPVFDTFEPYSQDDKPPSYEATIHKFAKVKVKLEFQSPYDRLISSFGNKTKDCLLELNSTQLNLYSIPKNLDVSTKELKRYFRDSNLFRSFTLQFGKIGSTVNDTFRKKHTLRCRLENQQFLIEFKDLPDMIKWYRYIHTGIAVSLDLSIREIPNYRIVPRRRRKKKVRAYADESSNKFMKSVRKIFGTKLEIPLQNQHRREIEDLTQSYEDEEELDNEEEEFDDNATLSSQDSGESSHSVKKWNPSYRILPQKKQIDQQLRCIKPFSERYRWFGKIVTVKVSPPNYQTNNQVRNDKNHYLSYYIVTQNGLVNSNSKVFDTWNQLYNGT, encoded by the coding sequence ATGCACAGTGCGTCATCCATGGCTTTCATGCAAAATGATGTTTATTTTCCTGTAATAGGTAAATCTAAGACTCCAGATTCGTCCCTACTGTACCAGACTTCTACTGAATCTTCAATTCCTTCGtctttatcaatttccCGCTCATCCTCtacttcatcatcttcaactACCTCTTTACCAAGTGAAACTGTCGTTGACTCGAAACTTCAATTTCTACAATACGTAGATCCTCTCCCATGCATTCCTCCAAGCTATGATGAAGTTAATCCACTGAATAGACTGAATTTGAGGATACCAGTTTTCGATACCTTCGAACCATACTCCCAAGATGATAAACCTCCAAGCTATGAGGCCACAATACATAAATTCGCAAAAGTTAAAGTAAAACTTGAGTTTCAATCTCCTTATGACAGACTTATCTCAAGTTTTGGCAATAAAACCAAGGACTGTTTATTGGAACTGAATTCAACGCAGTTAAATCTTTATAGTATACCCAAAAATTTAGACGTTTCAACAAAAGAACTGAAACGATATTTTAGGGATTCTAATTTGTTCAGATCATTTACATTACAGTTTGGTAAAATTGGTAGTACGGTAAATGATACATTTCGTAAAAAACATACCCTACGTTGCAGGTTAGAAAACCAGCAGTTTCTTATAGAATTCAAGGACCTGCCGGACATGATCAAATGGTACAGATACATTCACACAGGTATAGCCGTTTCATTGGATTTATCAATAAGAGAGATTCCTAATTATAGAATTGTTcctagaagaagaagaaagaagaaggttcGTGCTTACGCTGATGAATCTAGtaataaatttatgaaaagtGTCAGGAAAATATTTGGTACGAAACTAGAAATACCCCTTCAAAATCAACACCGACGTGAAATTGAGGATTTGACTCAATCttatgaagatgaagaagaacttgacaatgaggaagaagaatttgatgataatgCCACCCTATCCTCGCAGGATTCAGGAGAATCATCACATTCTGTGAAAAAGTGGAATCCATCTTATAGAATACTACCACAGAAGAAGCAAATAGACCAACAATTACGTTGTATCAAACCATTCAGTGAGCGTTATCGTTGGTTTGGTAAAATTGTCACCGTAAAAGTCTCGCCTCCAAATTACCAAACAAATAATCAGGTACGAAATGATAAAAACCATTATTTGAGCTATTACATTGTAACGCAAAATGGACTAGTGAactcaaattcaaaagtttttgATACTTGGAATCAATTATATAACGGCACCTAA
- the ASI2 gene encoding Asi2p (similar to Saccharomyces cerevisiae ASI2 (YNL159C); ancestral locus Anc_2.112) has protein sequence MSGNDPQDDELLYEEYLTLQETNNETTSTSRTATPMPPPSPSPQEIRNTISTIIHSLEHEIPPTRGNGPNERGLPIFANRRTNYLRSLVRNLLLLDYFIMILLFPFSIYNIIRSGFNSMTLSHNNDFINEIYTYFVYFNSLNFDLQNKFGLLGKFHNIVLYNFMNIIRFVENSNLLDTKWKNVSIRIIHFGLIKSLTTIIYCIYGFGGTIYLIVSGFFFVLCFTIAINRRYKEVSKIFKQNFVTDN, from the coding sequence ATGTCTGGAAATGATCCACAGGATGATGAGTTACTCTATGAGGAGTACCTTACGTTACAGGAAACGAATAACGAAACAACAAGTACGTCTAGAACGGCAACACCGATGCCACCACCGTCACCGTCACCTCAGGAGATAAGAAATACAATAAGCACAATTATACATTCTCTAGAACATGAAATACCACCCACAAGAGGAAATGGACCCAATGAAAGAGGGTTACCTATATTTGCCAACAGAAGAACAAATTACTTAAGATCATTAGTAAGAAACCTACTGTTGCTAGACTATTTCATCATGATACTGCTATTcccattttcaatatataaCATAATAAGGAGTGGGTTCAACTCCATGACATTATCTCATAATAACGACttcatcaatgaaatttacACATATTTTGTctatttcaattcattaaatttcgATTTgcaaaataaatttggattATTGGGCAAATTCCATAACATCGTATTATACAATTTCATGAATATAATTagatttgttgaaaatagCAATTTACTAGATACCAAGTGGAAGAATGTATCGATAAGAATAATCCATTTCGGCCTCATTAAATCACTGACGACAATCATATACTGCATTTATGGGTTTGGAGGTACCATTTATCTTATTGTCAGTggctttttctttgttttatGCTTTACTATTGCCATTAATAGAAGATACAAGGAAGTATCCAAGATATTTAAGCAAAACTTTGTCACTGACAATTAG
- the PGA1 gene encoding Pga1p (similar to Saccharomyces cerevisiae PGA1 (YNL158W); ancestral locus Anc_2.111), which produces MNISHLLLSILLFFRNYVLCNTETFQIKPTRYNSYSDNELLDFDGAATIDFNNRSRITQLELFQVDHGLYTTSIEITNVKRSVMYYFKICWSAIKPVEFTKFDWKLTKNNSLKLYIEFVSDSYPTVDDYSIPINISIEKTPMPTDLLIIVGYLISMVALILFINYRFINFYKFFIHI; this is translated from the coding sequence ATGAACATATCGCATCTACTGCTCTCCATTCTTTTATTCTTTAGGAACTATGTCCTTTGTAATACAgaaacttttcaaataaagCCCACAAGATACAATTCCTACAGTGATAATGAACTTTTAGATTTCGATGGTGCTGCAACcattgatttcaataatcGATCACGCATAACTCAGCTTGAGCTGTTCCAGGTTGATCACGGCCTGTATACTACATCGATTGAAATCACAAATGTCAAGAGAAGTGTGATGTACTATTTCAAGATTTGTTGGAGTGCGATTAAGCCGGTtgaatttacaaaatttgattggAAATTGACTAAGAACAATTCATTAAAACTTTACATTGAATTCGTTTCAGATTCGTATCCTACCGTAGATGACTATTCCATTCCAATAAACATATCCATAGAAAAGACGCCGATGCCAACGGATTTGTTGATTATTGTGGGTTATCTAATCTCGATGGTGGCTCTAATACTCTTCATAAACTATAGATTTATCAActtttataaatttttcatacaTATCTAA
- the NSG2 gene encoding Nsg2p (similar to Saccharomyces cerevisiae NSG1 (YHR133C) and NSG2 (YNL156C); ancestral locus Anc_2.108), protein MPLNEPSESIANLTKPQLYSLYDENIVSPEESFAVLQKADNKDIANRDKAKFKYKSKVGKFNKIVSNVIIFALMGNIYSSLLANLHDYKISFYRNEQSNSILTNSLEGIFCGLITPLIDWLLGLNTCENDLVKIFRICNAMLGVIFGVRKIQWTSSLQGSIAWFLLNFILWLFFDGTPSLFIISSFLSYLTGLYHYSVSNEWSEVIYLIDFYFLGLIIFGKIGRYLFR, encoded by the coding sequence ATGCCACTGAACGAGCCTAGTGAATCTATTGCTAATTTGACAAAACCACAGCTCTATTCGTTGTATGACGAGAATATAGTGAGTCCAGAAGAGTCATTCGCTGTTTTGCAAAAAGCTGATAATAAAGATATAGCTAACAGGGATAAGGCTAAGTTTAAGTACAAGAGCAAGGTAGGTAAATTCAATAAGATTGTAAGCAATGTCATAATATTTGCCCTAATGGGTAATATCTACAGTTCGCTCCTAGCTAATCTACACGATTACAAGATTTCATTCTATAGAAATGAGCAAAGTAATTCAATCCTGACCAACTCACTTGAAGGCATCTTCTGTGGTTTGATTACTCCACTAATTGATTGGTTGCTGGGATTGAATACCTGTGAGAATGATTTAGTCAAGATTTTTAGAATTTGTAATGCAATGTTGGGTGTTATATTTGGTGTTAGAAAGATTCAATGGACTTCTTCATTGCAAGGCTCCATTGCATGGtttttgttgaattttatACTATGGTTGTTTTTTGATGGAACCCCTTCCCTATTTATAATTTCGTCATTTTTATCGTACTTAACTGGGCTATATCATTATAGTGTAAGCAATGAATGGTCTGAAGTTATTTACTTGATAGATTTCTATTTTCTTGGATTGATTATATTTGGCAAAATTGGCAGATATTTATTTAGGTAA
- the CUZ1 gene encoding Cuz1p (similar to Saccharomyces cerevisiae YNL155W; ancestral locus Anc_2.106) gives MSSTSVEKETGMLDVGTHCEFCRQLDFLPFHCSFCNKDFCSSHRTKESHYCPSLETIKKDQLIENGTVHSGNNNEKYFKSLLPEKAHERIKQSKQQQQSSRITIKSTLNESSLNKLKKFFQSKRSKPIVKRSSNRVTDLVKLQKAAQGDSKIPVPNRVYIYAKSIDNNDSEFKPIYINKIWPIGRSLDYIAKQLSVVNNNANSNTDRNEKLFIYKLKDDQNLIQLNTGDRVSSTVSNLDYIYLIRGNEI, from the coding sequence ATGTCTTCGACTAGCGTTGAAAAGGAAACAGGGATGTTAGATGTCGGCACCCACTGTGAATTTTGTAGGCAGCTAGATTTTCTACCGTTTCATTGCTCATTCTGTAACAAGGACTTCTGTTCGAGCCACAGGACCAAGGAATCACATTACTGTCCCTCTTTAGAGACGATTAAAAAGGATCAGctcattgaaaatggaaCTGTTCATAGTGGCAATAATAATGagaaatatttcaagaGTTTACTTCCTGAAAAGGCACACGAAAGGATAAAACAATCTaaacagcaacagcagaGTTCCAGAATAACGATAAAATCTACGTTAAACGAatcttcattaaataaactcaaaaaattcttccaatCAAAGAGATCAAAACCCATCGTAAAAAGATCGAGTAATAGAGTGACTGATCTAGTGAAACTACAGAAAGCAGCACAAGGAGATTCTAAGATTCCTGTACCAAACAGAGTATACATCTATGCCAAATCGATTGACAATAATGATTCTGAGTTTAAGCCTATCTATATCAATAAGATATGGCCAATTGGGCGATCATTAGACTACATAGCGAAACAATTATCAGTGGTGAATAATAATGCAAATTCAAACACTGATCGAAAcgaaaaattattcatttaTAAACTTAAAGatgatcaaaatttaattcaaCTAAATACGGGTGATAGGGTTTCTTCGACGGTGAGTAATTTGGACTACATTTACTTGATTCGTGGAAACGAAATTTGa
- the YCK2 gene encoding serine/threonine protein kinase YCK2 (similar to Saccharomyces cerevisiae YCK1 (YHR135C) and YCK2 (YNL154C); ancestral locus Anc_2.105): MSLTPQQATFNSASVKNFKKVSNMTSGNDNNNYNDSSTIVGLHYKIGKKVGEGSFGVLFEGINMINNMPVAIKFEPRKTDAPQLKDEYRAYKILSGTPGIPQAYYFGQEGLHNILIIDLLGPSLEDLFDWCGRRFSIKTVVQVAVQMITLIEDLHAHDLIYRDIKPDNFLIGRPGQPDANDIHMIDFGMAKQYRDPKTKQHIPYREKKSLSGTARYMSINTHLGREQSRRDDMEALGHVFFYFLRGQLPWQGLKAPNNKQKYEKIGEKKRVTNVYDLAQGLPIQFGRYLEIVRNLSFDETPDYEGYRQLLLSILTDLDTEADGEYDWMKLNGGRGWDLTINKKPNLHGYGHPNPPNEKARRHKQSQAGAQANLQKQQQQQLEDQANNIDPTSYEAYQEQTRRKYELEQEQKAHNHHPHQNNLNAYQRQNVPNAAAVNINNHNINKNTHAQYSAQNNNVNYQRQQQAQQNNLDIHSVETRKGFFSRLGCC, translated from the coding sequence ATGTCTCTTACTCCACAACAAGCCACATTTAACTCAGCCAGCGTcaagaatttcaagaaagttAGCAATATGACTTCTGGCAATGACAACAATAACTATAATGACTCCTCTACTATAGTGGGTTTGCACTACAAAATAGGGAAGAAAGTTGGCGAGGGGTCCTTCGGTGTGCTATTTGAAGGTATTAACATGATCAATAATATGCCTGTAGCCATCAAATTCGAGCCTAGAAAGACGGATGCCCCGCAATTAAAAGACGAGTACAGAGCTTATAAGATTCTGTCTGGAACACCTGGCATACCTCAAGCGTACTATTTCGGTCAAGAAGGTCTACACAATATTCTAATTATCGATCTGTTAGGTCCTTCTTTAGAAGATTTGTTTGATTGGTGTGGAAGGAGATTTTCTATTAAGACTGTAGTTCAAGTTGCAGTACAAATGATCACTTTAATCGAGGATTTACATGCTCACGATCTTATTTACAGAGATATTAAACCTGATAATTTTCTCATCGGCAGACCGGGACAACCAGATGCTAATGACATTCATATGATTGATTTCGGTATGGCCAAGCAATATAGAGACCCAAAGACGAAACAACATATCCCATACCGTGAAAAGAAGTCCTTAAGTGGTACTGCTCGTTATATGTCTATAAATACACATCTGGGAAGGGAACAAAGTAGAAGAGACGACATGGAGGCACTAGGCCATgtatttttctattttttaaGAGGCCAATTACCTTGGCAAGGACTCAAGGCGCCAAATAACAAgcaaaaatatgaaaaaattggtgaAAAGAAACGAGTGACAAATGTTTACGATTTGGCACAAGGATTACCAATTCAATTTGGACGttatttggaaattgtaAGAAATTTATCGTTTGATGAAACACCAGATTACGAAGGTTACAGACAACTTTTATTGTCCATCTTAACTGATCTTGATACCGAAGCAGATGGTGAATATGACTGGATGAAGCTAAATGGTGGTCGTGGTTGGGATCTTACGATAAATAAGAAACCAAATCTTCATGGTTATGGACATCCAAATCCACCAAATGAAAAGGCAAGAAGACATAAACAGTCACAGGCTGGTGCTCAGGCAAACTTACAAaagcaacagcaacaacaattaGAAGATCAAGCAAATAATATCGACCCAACATCATATGAAGCATATCAGGAACAAACAAGACGCAAATATGAACTAGAACAAGAGCAAAAGGCACACAACCATCACCCTCATCAAAATAATCTTAATGCCTATCAAAGACAAAATGTACCAAATGCCGCCGCTGTCAATATCAACAAtcataatattaataaaaacACGCATGCGCAATATAGCGCTCAAAACAATAATgtaaattatcaaagaCAACAACAAGCACAGCAAAATAATTTAGATATTCATTCAGTAGAGACTAGGAAAGGATTCTTCAGTAGATTGGGATGCTGCTAA
- the AAH1 gene encoding adenine deaminase (similar to Saccharomyces cerevisiae AAH1 (YNL141W); ancestral locus Anc_2.104), with amino-acid sequence MVVSEEFLRKLPKCEHHLHIEGTLEPDLLFPLAERNGVKLPDTFPQTVQELNEKYKSFADLQDFLNYYYIGTNVLITEEDFFQLTWEYFKKISKQSVVHTEIFYDPQSHTDRGIKLATVTNGIKRACEKAEKEFGITSKIIMCLLRHIEPAKCLETIEEAKDFLVDGTITGLGLDSAEKPFPPHLFVECYERAREINKDLKLTAHAGEEGSAKYVSDSLDLLQTTRVDHGVNSIQDGELMKRLADEQIMLTVCPLSNVKLQVVSDVKELPLQKLIDNNVPFSLNSDDPAYFGGYILDNYLQVAKSFPHWDYNVWSRIAKNAINGSWCDEKRKFELLERVDSVVQEFSK; translated from the coding sequence ATGGTTGTTAGTGAGGAGTTTCTAAGAAAGTTACCAAAGTGTGAACATCATTTACATATTGAAGGTACTTTGGAACCAGATTTATTGTTCCCATTAGCTGAAAGAAATGGTGTCAAATTACCTGATACTTTCCCACAGACCGTGCAAGAgttgaatgaaaaatataagtCATTCGCCGATTTGCAAGATTTCTTGAACTATTACTACATTGGTACCAACGTATTAAttactgaagaagattttttcCAGTTGACCTGGGAATACTTTAAGAAGATTTCTAAACAATCTGTAGTCCACACTGAAATATTCTACGACCCACAATCTCACACCGATAGAGGTATCAAGCTTGCCACAGTGACAAATGGTATCAAGAGAGCTTGTGAAAAGGCAGAAAAGGAATTTGGTATTACTTCCAAGATTATCATGTGTTTGTTAAGGCACATCGAACCAGCCAAATGTCTAGAAACCATCGAGGAAGCTAAGGACTTCTTGGTCGATGGTACCATCACCGGTTTAGGCTTAGATTCTGCTGAAAAGCCCTTTCCACCACATCTTTTCGTTGAATGTTACGAAAGAGCTAGAGAGATTaacaaagatttgaaattaacgGCACATGCAGGTGAGGAAGGTAGTGCTAAATATGTCAGTGATAGTTTGGATCTTCTACAAACCACTAGAGTCGATCATGGTGTTAACTCTATCCAGGATGGGgaattgatgaaaagattagCAGATGAGCAAATTATGCTCACCGTCTGTCCACTATCAAACGTCAAATTACAAGTTGTTTCTGATGTTAAAGAATTACCATTACAAAAACTTATCGATAATAATGTTCCTTTCTCATTAAACTCGGATGATCCGGCTTACTTCGGTGGTTATATCTTAGATAACTACTTACAGGTAGCAAAGAGTTTCCCTCATTGGGATTACAACGTTTGGTCACGTATCGCTAAGAACGCAATCAACGGTTCTTGGTGTGACGAAAAGAGAAAGTTTGAGCTTTTAGAAAGAGTTGACTCTGTTGTTCAGGAATTCTCAAAGTGA